A single window of Ferrimonas balearica DSM 9799 DNA harbors:
- the phaC gene encoding class I poly(R)-hydroxyalkanoic acid synthase codes for MNQGSYQRLMESLIRCNEQLFELASKQSQPTTQALLQMQMQDLSNALNKGMEDPAALLTQQANWWQSQLQLFQNAMLKQAGQEVAPMVEPERGDRRFRDSQWQEHPWYDYIKQSYLLTARQMLEQVDRIPDLTDAERDRLRFFTRQMVNALAPSNFLASNPELLKLTLESGGHNLLDGLKLLTEDIERSAGTLNVRMTDESAYQLGRDLATTAGEVIHQAPLFELIQYRPSTDTVAKRPLLIVPPFVNKYYILDLRPENSLVKYLVDQGHTVLMISWANPDQRHTQVDFEDYVVDGVLAALDAVEAATGEREVNAVGYCIGGTLLATAMAYMAGRRMKQRVKSATFFTTILDFSQPGELGAFINDEIVTAMETQNAENGLMDGRQLAVTFSLLRENNLYWNYYIDGYLKGQSPMAFDLLHWNCDSTNVAGPTHSTMLRQLYLENRLIQPGEFTVRGSKIDLGKITVPTYFVSTMDDHIALWQGTYQGMQCLAGEPTFVLGESGHIAGIINPPGGKYGHYTGPLADAAEDWLEQASHQEGSWWTHWQGWLSERQGAEPVPARNINKGIAPAPGDYVQVRLNPTAKGDAA; via the coding sequence ATGAACCAGGGATCCTATCAACGGCTGATGGAAAGCCTGATCCGATGCAACGAGCAGCTGTTTGAGCTGGCCTCGAAACAGAGCCAACCCACCACCCAGGCACTGCTGCAGATGCAGATGCAGGATCTCTCCAATGCCCTGAATAAAGGCATGGAGGACCCCGCCGCCCTGCTGACCCAACAAGCCAACTGGTGGCAGTCTCAGCTTCAGCTGTTCCAGAATGCCATGCTGAAACAGGCTGGCCAGGAGGTGGCCCCGATGGTTGAGCCGGAGCGTGGTGACCGCCGCTTCCGGGACAGCCAGTGGCAGGAGCACCCCTGGTACGACTACATCAAGCAATCCTACCTGCTGACCGCCCGGCAGATGCTGGAGCAGGTGGATCGCATTCCCGACCTGACCGATGCCGAGCGGGATCGCCTGCGCTTCTTTACCCGCCAGATGGTTAACGCGCTGGCACCGAGTAATTTTCTGGCCTCCAACCCGGAGCTGCTGAAACTGACACTGGAGAGCGGCGGCCACAATCTGCTGGATGGGCTGAAACTGCTGACTGAGGACATTGAACGCAGTGCCGGTACCCTCAATGTTCGCATGACCGACGAATCCGCCTACCAACTGGGGCGGGATCTGGCCACCACAGCGGGCGAGGTGATTCACCAGGCCCCCCTGTTTGAGCTGATTCAGTACCGCCCCAGCACCGACACCGTGGCCAAGCGGCCGCTGCTGATCGTCCCGCCCTTCGTCAATAAGTACTACATCCTCGACCTGCGGCCGGAAAACTCACTGGTCAAATACCTGGTGGACCAGGGCCATACCGTACTGATGATCTCCTGGGCCAACCCGGACCAGCGCCACACTCAAGTGGATTTCGAAGATTACGTGGTGGACGGCGTACTGGCCGCGCTGGATGCGGTGGAAGCCGCCACCGGCGAGCGAGAAGTCAATGCGGTGGGCTACTGCATCGGCGGCACCCTGCTGGCCACCGCCATGGCCTACATGGCGGGCCGGCGGATGAAACAGCGGGTCAAATCCGCCACCTTCTTCACCACCATTCTGGATTTCAGCCAGCCCGGCGAACTGGGGGCCTTTATCAATGACGAGATCGTCACGGCAATGGAGACCCAGAACGCGGAAAACGGCCTGATGGATGGGCGCCAACTGGCGGTCACTTTCTCGCTGCTGCGGGAGAACAACCTCTATTGGAACTACTACATCGACGGCTACCTGAAGGGACAAAGCCCGATGGCGTTCGACCTGCTGCACTGGAACTGCGACAGCACCAACGTGGCGGGGCCAACCCACTCCACCATGCTGCGCCAGCTCTATCTGGAAAACCGGTTGATCCAGCCCGGTGAGTTCACCGTCCGGGGCAGCAAAATCGACCTCGGTAAGATCACCGTCCCCACCTATTTCGTGTCCACCATGGATGACCATATCGCCCTGTGGCAAGGCACCTATCAGGGGATGCAGTGCCTGGCTGGCGAGCCCACCTTTGTGCTGGGCGAATCCGGCCATATCGCCGGCATCATCAACCCGCCCGGTGGCAAATACGGCCATTACACCGGCCCATTGGCGGACGCCGCCGAAGACTGGCTGGAGCAAGCCAGCCACCAGGAGGGCTCCTGGTGGACCCACTGGCAAGGCTGGCTGAGCGAGCGACAGGGCGCCGAACCGGTGCCCGCCCGCAACATCAATAAGGGGATTGCACCGGCTCCCGGTGACTATGTTCAGGTGCGCCTGAACCCCACCGCCAAGGGAGACGCGGCATGA
- a CDS encoding metalloregulator ArsR/SmtB family transcription factor encodes MSQSVAQLKSLSDETRLKILLLIRQETELCVCELTCALDESQPKVSRHLARLRADGLLEDRRSGQWVYYRLAALPDWIVGALEGIAGSDVELIDACAERLANMGDRPQRQQICCA; translated from the coding sequence ATGTCCCAGTCTGTTGCCCAGCTTAAGTCGCTGTCAGACGAAACCCGTCTGAAGATCCTGCTGCTGATACGGCAGGAGACCGAGCTCTGCGTCTGTGAGCTCACCTGCGCCCTGGATGAGAGTCAGCCCAAAGTGTCCCGCCACCTGGCGCGTCTGCGTGCCGACGGCTTGCTGGAAGACCGGCGCAGTGGCCAGTGGGTTTACTACCGTCTGGCCGCCCTGCCTGACTGGATCGTGGGGGCCCTCGAGGGGATCGCCGGGTCCGACGTCGAACTGATCGATGCCTGCGCTGAGCGCCTGGCCAATATGGGCGACCGCCCGCAACGTCAACAAATCTGCTGTGCCTGA
- the arsB gene encoding ACR3 family arsenite efflux transporter, protein MGNFERYLSVWVGLAIVAGVALGHAFPVVFETLAQWQMFQINGVIAVLIWVMIYPMMIQVDFHSVRKVGQQPQGLWLTLVVNWLIKPFSMAAIGWLFFRVFFVDLVSPEDASQYIAGMILLGVAPCTAMVFVWSQLTRGNPAYTLVQVSVNDLIMVVAFAPIAALLLGVSEILVPWETLLLATLLYVALPLVAGILTRHLLMKRGEAALNGFVQRLKPASMVGLLATVAILFGIQAPTLLAKPMVIGLIAIPLLLQTYGIFAIAYGSARVMKLPHNVAAPAAMIGTSNFFELAVAVAIALFGLHSGAALATVVGVLVEVPVMLSLVAFANRTRHWFPASADAPDTLNANAQRDAA, encoded by the coding sequence ATGGGCAATTTCGAGCGTTACTTAAGTGTATGGGTGGGCCTGGCGATCGTCGCCGGTGTGGCGTTGGGCCATGCCTTTCCCGTTGTATTTGAAACCCTGGCGCAATGGCAGATGTTCCAGATCAACGGCGTTATCGCGGTGCTGATCTGGGTCATGATCTACCCGATGATGATCCAGGTAGACTTCCATTCAGTGCGCAAGGTGGGGCAGCAGCCTCAGGGCCTGTGGCTGACCCTGGTGGTTAACTGGCTGATTAAGCCGTTCTCCATGGCGGCCATCGGGTGGCTGTTTTTCAGAGTTTTCTTTGTCGATCTGGTGTCGCCGGAAGACGCCAGCCAGTACATCGCCGGGATGATCCTGCTCGGGGTCGCGCCCTGTACCGCCATGGTGTTTGTCTGGAGCCAGCTGACCCGGGGCAATCCGGCGTACACCCTGGTTCAGGTGTCGGTGAATGACCTGATCATGGTGGTGGCGTTTGCCCCCATTGCCGCCCTGTTGCTGGGGGTGTCTGAGATCCTGGTGCCCTGGGAAACCCTGTTGCTGGCCACGCTGTTGTATGTGGCGCTGCCATTGGTGGCGGGCATCCTGACCCGTCATCTGCTGATGAAGCGCGGCGAGGCGGCCCTGAACGGTTTTGTTCAGCGTCTGAAACCCGCCTCGATGGTGGGCTTGCTGGCCACCGTCGCCATCTTGTTTGGCATCCAGGCGCCGACCCTGCTGGCCAAGCCGATGGTGATTGGGCTGATCGCCATTCCGCTGCTGCTGCAAACCTACGGCATCTTTGCCATCGCCTATGGCAGCGCCAGGGTGATGAAGCTGCCGCACAACGTGGCGGCACCGGCGGCGATGATCGGCACCTCAAACTTCTTTGAACTGGCGGTGGCGGTTGCCATTGCCCTGTTTGGCCTGCACTCCGGTGCGGCCCTGGCGACCGTGGTGGGGGTACTGGTGGAGGTGCCGGTGATGCTCTCCCTGGTGGCCTTTGCCAACCGGACCCGCCACTGGTTTCCCGCTTCGGCCGATGCGCCGGACACCCTTAACGCTAATGCACAGAGAGACGCAGCATGA
- a CDS encoding ArsJ-associated glyceraldehyde-3-phosphate dehydrogenase, whose protein sequence is MTIKIGINGFGRMGRLALRSAWDWAEFEFVQINDPAGGAAALGHLLEFDSVHGRWGKDVVVDDDALIIDGKRIAVSSNTELETTDWSGCDMVIEASGKFKRKEVLQKYLDQGVKKVIVTAPVKQEGVLDAVYGVNHHWYDKAKHDIVTAASCTTNCLAPAVKVIHEKLGIKHGSMTTIHSITNTQTILDAPHKDLRRARACGESLIPTTTGSATAITHIFPELKGRLNGHAIRVPLCNASITDCVFEVERATSADEVNGLLQEAAEGELKGILGYETRPLVSIDYRTDPRSSVVDALSTMVVNDTQVKLYLWYDNEWGYANRTVELARYVAEQGW, encoded by the coding sequence ATGACCATCAAGATTGGCATTAACGGCTTTGGTCGCATGGGCCGCCTGGCGCTTCGCTCCGCCTGGGACTGGGCCGAGTTTGAGTTTGTTCAGATCAACGATCCGGCGGGTGGTGCCGCCGCTTTGGGCCACCTTCTGGAATTTGATTCCGTCCACGGCCGCTGGGGCAAGGATGTGGTGGTGGACGATGATGCCCTGATCATCGATGGCAAGCGCATTGCGGTGAGCAGCAACACTGAGCTTGAAACCACTGACTGGTCCGGCTGCGACATGGTGATTGAGGCGTCCGGCAAGTTTAAACGCAAAGAGGTGTTGCAGAAGTACCTCGACCAGGGCGTCAAGAAGGTGATTGTGACCGCCCCGGTCAAGCAGGAAGGGGTATTGGATGCCGTTTATGGGGTCAACCACCACTGGTATGACAAAGCCAAACACGACATCGTGACCGCCGCGTCCTGCACCACCAACTGTTTGGCGCCGGCGGTGAAGGTGATCCACGAGAAGCTGGGCATCAAGCACGGCTCCATGACCACCATCCACAGCATCACCAACACCCAGACCATCCTGGATGCGCCGCATAAGGATCTGCGTCGGGCCCGCGCCTGCGGTGAGAGCCTGATCCCGACCACCACCGGTTCGGCCACCGCCATCACCCACATCTTCCCGGAGCTGAAGGGACGACTGAATGGTCACGCCATCCGGGTGCCGTTGTGCAACGCCTCCATCACCGATTGTGTGTTTGAAGTAGAGCGTGCCACCAGCGCGGATGAGGTCAATGGGCTGCTGCAGGAGGCCGCCGAAGGCGAGCTGAAAGGGATTCTGGGCTACGAAACACGCCCGCTGGTGTCCATCGACTACCGCACTGACCCGCGCTCCTCCGTTGTGGATGCCCTGTCCACCATGGTGGTGAACGACACCCAAGTGAAACTGTACCTGTGGTACGACAACGAGTGGGGCTACGCCAACCGCACCGTAGAGCTGGCTCGCTACGTTGCTGAGCAGGGCTGGTAA
- the arsJ gene encoding organoarsenical effux MFS transporter ArsJ, with product MVSALSGLSRDVKQYLLITFNYWNFTLTDGALRMLVVLHFHQLGYSPLAIASLFLFYEIFGVVTNLVGGYLGARLGLNRTMNLGLAMQVVALAMLAVPSGMLSVPYVMAAQALSGIAKDLNKMSAKSAIKMLVPKGEPGALYKWVAILTGSKNALKGFGFFLGGVLLGWLGFQGAMVAMASVLVGVLILSLLWLGKDLGKAKNKPKFSEMFSKSRSINILSAARLFLFGARDVWFVIALPITLGSVFGWSHSAVGAFLATWVIGYGLVQGLAPRLTGTARGQIPDGAAALKWALLLCAVTVAVATGVQLDWHPQFTLVFGLMVFGAAFAINSSLHSFLIVHYAGEDGVSLDVGFYYMANAMGRLVGTVLSGWVFQMAGLAACLWISAAFLALTALISIGLPRGADHEQGARHGI from the coding sequence ATGGTCAGCGCCCTGTCCGGACTGAGCCGTGACGTAAAGCAGTACCTGCTGATCACGTTTAACTACTGGAACTTTACCCTGACCGACGGGGCGCTGCGGATGCTGGTGGTGCTGCACTTCCACCAGCTGGGTTACAGCCCGCTGGCGATCGCGTCCCTGTTCCTGTTCTACGAGATTTTCGGTGTGGTCACCAATCTGGTGGGCGGCTACCTGGGCGCACGTCTGGGGCTGAACCGCACCATGAATCTGGGTCTGGCGATGCAGGTGGTGGCGCTGGCGATGCTGGCGGTGCCCTCCGGCATGTTATCGGTGCCCTACGTAATGGCAGCGCAGGCGCTGTCCGGCATCGCCAAAGACCTCAACAAGATGAGCGCCAAAAGCGCCATCAAGATGCTGGTGCCGAAGGGGGAGCCGGGGGCGCTGTACAAGTGGGTGGCGATCCTGACCGGATCGAAAAACGCCCTGAAAGGCTTCGGCTTTTTCCTCGGCGGGGTGCTGCTGGGCTGGCTGGGCTTCCAAGGCGCCATGGTGGCGATGGCCTCGGTGTTGGTGGGGGTGTTGATCCTCAGCCTGCTGTGGCTGGGTAAGGATCTGGGCAAAGCCAAGAACAAGCCCAAGTTTTCCGAGATGTTCTCGAAAAGCCGCAGCATCAACATCCTGTCGGCGGCCCGATTATTCCTGTTTGGGGCTCGTGATGTGTGGTTTGTCATCGCGTTGCCCATCACCCTGGGCAGCGTGTTCGGCTGGAGCCACTCCGCGGTGGGCGCCTTCCTGGCCACCTGGGTCATTGGTTACGGCCTGGTGCAGGGGTTGGCCCCGCGCCTGACCGGCACCGCCCGGGGCCAGATCCCGGATGGGGCGGCGGCGCTGAAATGGGCGTTATTGCTGTGCGCAGTGACCGTTGCAGTGGCCACCGGCGTACAACTGGACTGGCACCCCCAGTTCACTTTGGTGTTTGGTTTGATGGTGTTTGGCGCGGCCTTTGCCATCAATTCGAGTCTGCACTCGTTTCTGATTGTCCACTACGCTGGTGAGGACGGGGTGTCACTGGATGTCGGTTTTTACTACATGGCCAATGCCATGGGCCGGCTGGTCGGCACCGTGTTGTCCGGCTGGGTATTCCAGATGGCAGGCCTGGCCGCCTGCCTTTGGATCTCCGCGGCCTTTCTGGCACTGACCGCCCTCATCTCCATCGGCCTGCCCCGCGGTGCCGACCATGAACAAGGAGCTCGACATGGCATTTGA
- a CDS encoding tyrosine-protein phosphatase — MAFEPAFIDVNGLPMALHPAPGLEGRLKEDVALLAAAGVAAVVTTLTEEELTRFGIPTLGQEVEAAGMQWVHLPVQDKSLPDAEFDAAWAEQREMLTALMESGKRVSVHCRGGTGRTGLVAAKLLLDSGADWQETLDRVREARPGALEQDSQLGYLQR, encoded by the coding sequence ATGGCATTTGAACCGGCTTTCATCGACGTTAACGGCCTGCCGATGGCCCTGCATCCCGCCCCTGGCCTCGAAGGGAGGCTGAAGGAGGATGTGGCGCTGCTGGCGGCAGCCGGCGTAGCGGCGGTGGTCACCACCCTGACCGAGGAGGAGCTGACCCGCTTCGGCATCCCCACCCTGGGGCAGGAGGTGGAGGCAGCCGGGATGCAGTGGGTGCATCTGCCGGTGCAGGATAAGTCTTTGCCGGATGCTGAGTTTGACGCCGCCTGGGCAGAGCAGCGGGAGATGCTGACCGCCCTGATGGAGTCCGGAAAGCGGGTTTCGGTGCACTGCCGGGGCGGCACCGGACGTACCGGCCTGGTGGCGGCTAAGCTGCTGCTGGACAGCGGCGCCGACTGGCAGGAGACGCTGGACCGGGTGCGGGAAGCCCGTCCGGGCGCACTGGAGCAGGACAGCCAGCTGGGTTATCTGCAACGCTGA
- a CDS encoding GNAT family N-acetyltransferase — MSITIRRAEPSDAEALQATMSAEICFSNTLQLPWPSLTMWQQRLAQLGPDQHLLVAENDAGDVVGNLMLAQASNPRRRHVAEIGMAVVPEWQGRGVGSALLQAAINLGEQWLALTRLELDVYTDNEAALALYRRHGFEPEGIARAAAFRDGARVDVMRMARIRD, encoded by the coding sequence ATGTCCATCACCATCCGTCGCGCCGAACCCAGCGATGCTGAGGCCTTGCAGGCCACCATGTCCGCCGAGATCTGTTTCAGCAATACCCTGCAACTGCCGTGGCCATCCCTCACCATGTGGCAGCAGCGGCTGGCGCAGCTGGGCCCTGATCAGCACCTGCTGGTGGCTGAAAACGACGCGGGTGACGTGGTGGGCAACCTGATGCTGGCCCAGGCCAGTAACCCGAGGCGGCGTCACGTTGCTGAGATTGGCATGGCAGTCGTACCTGAGTGGCAGGGGCGCGGCGTCGGCAGTGCCCTGTTGCAGGCGGCGATCAACCTGGGAGAGCAGTGGCTGGCGCTGACCCGGCTGGAGCTGGATGTCTATACCGACAACGAGGCGGCTCTGGCGCTGTATCGGCGCCACGGCTTTGAGCCGGAGGGGATCGCCCGCGCCGCGGCGTTTCGCGATGGGGCGCGGGTCGATGTGATGCGGATGGCCCGGATCCGGGATTAA
- a CDS encoding HAD family hydrolase produces the protein MTHCAPESLPTQLLARLAGYRQVIWDWNGTLVNDAPLATDIVNAMLSEHQLPATALDHYRDTFCHPVEAYYQRIGLTEKLSFDVICQRFGQDYRAARDRLNLHPGARPLLHALSQTHTQSLLSASSQSSLEHCLDHHRISTCFHHVYGLDNHHAACKIDRGHELLKAAGVRASDTVMIGDTDHDHEVAEALGIDLILIADGHQSHASLSQLGAELYPGWDALR, from the coding sequence ATGACACACTGCGCACCCGAGTCCCTTCCTACCCAACTGCTGGCCCGACTGGCCGGTTACCGCCAGGTGATCTGGGACTGGAACGGCACTTTGGTCAACGACGCCCCGCTGGCCACCGACATCGTCAATGCCATGCTGTCGGAGCACCAGCTGCCGGCCACCGCACTGGACCACTACCGCGACACCTTCTGTCACCCGGTGGAGGCCTACTACCAGCGCATCGGCCTGACCGAAAAATTGAGCTTTGACGTCATCTGCCAACGCTTCGGCCAGGATTACCGGGCAGCGCGTGACCGCCTCAATCTGCATCCGGGCGCCCGCCCGCTACTGCATGCCCTGAGCCAGACCCACACCCAATCACTGCTCTCCGCCAGCTCGCAAAGCAGCCTGGAGCACTGTCTCGACCATCACCGCATCAGCACCTGCTTCCACCACGTCTATGGCCTCGACAACCATCACGCGGCCTGCAAGATTGACCGCGGCCACGAGCTGCTCAAAGCGGCCGGCGTGCGCGCCAGTGATACCGTGATGATTGGGGACACCGACCATGACCATGAGGTGGCTGAAGCCCTGGGCATCGACCTGATCCTGATCGCCGACGGCCACCAGAGCCACGCCAGCCTCAGCCAGCTGGGTGCTGAGCTTTACCCGGGCTGGGACGCTCTGCGTTAA
- a CDS encoding YccF domain-containing protein, producing the protein MDLLRFIGNVIWLIWGGIAMALGWALVGVILALTIIGLPWARSCFVIAQLSLWPFGKDVANRRVVNREDDIGTGALGTIGNVIWFLVAGLWLALGHLFFAVTLFCTIIGIPFGLQHVKLAMLTVAPIGYTLVDDPD; encoded by the coding sequence ATGGATTTACTTCGATTTATCGGCAATGTCATCTGGTTGATCTGGGGCGGCATTGCCATGGCATTGGGCTGGGCCCTGGTGGGGGTGATTCTGGCCCTGACCATCATCGGCCTGCCCTGGGCACGCAGCTGTTTTGTTATCGCCCAACTGTCGCTGTGGCCCTTCGGCAAAGACGTGGCCAACCGGCGCGTGGTGAACCGTGAGGATGACATCGGCACCGGCGCGCTGGGCACCATCGGCAACGTCATCTGGTTTCTGGTGGCGGGGCTGTGGCTGGCGCTGGGTCACCTGTTCTTCGCTGTCACCCTGTTCTGCACCATTATCGGCATCCCCTTCGGCCTGCAGCATGTCAAACTGGCGATGCTGACGGTGGCCCCCATCGGCTACACCCTGGTGGACGATCCGGACTAG
- a CDS encoding helicase-related protein, with the protein MSAIASLPIDPLQPQFLEHLRHHHLVVEADTGSGKSTRLPIWAAQLGRVLVVEPRRVACTALAEFLAAESGQPLGEQVGYAIRFDSNVMDTTEVAFVTPGIALRWLTEDGLAGFHTVIIDEFHERRWDTDLLLALLQRRQQHRLVLTSATVDGVRLADYLGGERLYAEGRRFEVQIQHQARDSHSLPDDRGLVQRVADAVADQLAAREGDVLVFLPGRKEISQCEASLKAALGDRALVLPLHASVPRPLQRQALTAGPQRRVILATNVAETSLTIPGVTVVIDSGLERRTRQRNGRTVLALTRISQASAAQRAGRAGRVAPGVCVRLWGQHAPLEALTPPELQREELVEPMLAAACAGAVLSDLRFVDPLPEKSLLLAQQRLRAMAAIDGLGGVTEHGRRLFPLPIDTQFAHLITAMPDKPCMEAMVDLAAALSLGQRLWRLPASEAGRQALKAWQPQPCDGLTLVMLLRQSPPEALAIDPALHSEARQLAEQIRAALALPQLSASSHLPYRRWCEAILAAMPELAFVRRAKRRDALGNGVMEVQPGRESRFAEEAEAALVLDQHSLPGRGHKQTLNLATCMMPLTLAQLVEAGLGEVRQGELNQGETGLLVTQERVYAGRVIEQRLAQPEGEQGRQAMVQSILDGQLLAPAGAQLQADARAWALWLGLGLGEGEPIDPQAWLLQQLADLGVESEQDLALIEPQDLHFEGIPEWQRAEFDERFPHFLVLAELKLHVEYQPRAKRVTVVYAEGSRKSDPKRWELPSWAGWRVQYRRASRVVDVR; encoded by the coding sequence ATGAGTGCCATTGCCAGCCTGCCCATTGATCCCCTGCAGCCCCAGTTTCTTGAGCACCTGCGCCACCACCATCTGGTGGTGGAAGCGGACACCGGTTCCGGTAAATCGACCCGCTTGCCGATCTGGGCGGCCCAATTAGGGCGGGTATTGGTGGTGGAGCCGCGCCGGGTGGCCTGTACCGCGCTGGCGGAGTTTCTGGCGGCGGAGTCGGGGCAACCGTTGGGCGAGCAGGTGGGGTACGCCATCCGGTTCGACAGCAACGTCATGGACACCACTGAGGTGGCCTTTGTCACCCCCGGTATCGCCCTGCGCTGGCTGACGGAGGATGGGCTGGCAGGCTTCCACACCGTGATCATCGATGAGTTTCACGAGCGTCGCTGGGATACCGACCTGCTGCTGGCCCTGCTGCAACGGCGGCAGCAGCACCGGCTGGTGTTGACCTCTGCAACCGTCGATGGCGTCCGCCTCGCGGATTACCTCGGGGGCGAACGCCTTTACGCGGAGGGGCGCCGCTTCGAGGTGCAGATCCAGCATCAGGCCCGGGACAGCCACAGCCTGCCGGATGATCGCGGGTTGGTGCAGCGCGTCGCGGACGCGGTAGCCGACCAGCTGGCGGCGCGGGAGGGGGATGTGCTGGTGTTTCTGCCCGGCCGTAAGGAGATCAGCCAATGCGAGGCCAGCCTCAAAGCGGCGTTGGGGGACCGGGCTCTGGTGTTGCCGCTGCACGCCTCGGTACCCCGTCCGTTGCAGCGCCAGGCGTTGACCGCCGGGCCACAGCGCCGTGTGATTCTGGCCACCAATGTGGCGGAAACCTCACTCACCATTCCCGGCGTGACCGTGGTGATAGACAGCGGTCTGGAGCGGCGCACCCGCCAACGTAATGGCCGTACCGTACTGGCGCTGACCCGCATCTCCCAGGCGTCCGCCGCCCAGCGGGCCGGACGGGCAGGGCGGGTGGCGCCCGGTGTCTGTGTGCGGTTGTGGGGCCAGCATGCCCCGCTGGAGGCGCTGACGCCGCCGGAGCTGCAACGGGAGGAGCTGGTGGAACCGATGCTGGCGGCCGCCTGTGCCGGTGCGGTGCTGTCTGACCTGCGCTTTGTCGACCCGCTGCCGGAGAAATCCCTGCTGCTGGCGCAACAGCGCCTGCGGGCCATGGCGGCTATCGATGGGCTGGGCGGCGTTACGGAACACGGCCGGCGCCTGTTCCCCCTTCCCATCGATACCCAATTTGCCCACCTGATTACCGCGATGCCGGATAAGCCCTGCATGGAGGCGATGGTGGACCTGGCGGCGGCCCTGTCGCTGGGTCAGCGACTGTGGCGCCTGCCGGCCAGCGAGGCGGGGCGACAGGCGCTGAAAGCGTGGCAACCCCAACCCTGTGACGGCCTCACGCTGGTGATGCTGTTGCGTCAGTCACCGCCGGAGGCGTTGGCCATTGATCCGGCCCTGCACAGTGAGGCCCGTCAGCTGGCAGAGCAGATCCGGGCCGCGCTGGCGCTGCCCCAGTTGAGCGCCAGCTCGCATCTGCCCTATCGCCGCTGGTGTGAAGCGATTCTGGCGGCGATGCCGGAATTGGCTTTTGTGCGACGGGCCAAGCGCCGGGATGCCCTCGGCAATGGGGTGATGGAGGTGCAACCGGGCCGGGAAAGCCGGTTTGCGGAGGAGGCGGAAGCCGCGCTGGTGCTGGACCAGCACAGCCTGCCAGGACGGGGCCACAAGCAGACCCTGAATCTGGCCACCTGCATGATGCCGCTGACACTGGCGCAACTGGTTGAAGCCGGGCTGGGTGAGGTGCGCCAGGGCGAGCTCAACCAGGGCGAGACGGGCCTGTTGGTCACCCAGGAAAGGGTCTATGCCGGCCGTGTGATTGAGCAGCGCTTGGCTCAACCTGAGGGCGAGCAGGGGCGGCAAGCGATGGTGCAGTCGATTCTTGACGGGCAGCTGCTGGCCCCGGCCGGGGCACAACTGCAGGCAGACGCCCGTGCCTGGGCGTTGTGGCTGGGGCTCGGTCTGGGGGAGGGGGAGCCCATCGACCCGCAGGCGTGGTTGCTGCAGCAACTGGCGGACCTCGGCGTGGAGTCCGAGCAGGATCTGGCACTGATTGAGCCCCAGGACCTGCACTTTGAAGGCATTCCCGAGTGGCAACGGGCGGAGTTTGATGAGCGTTTTCCCCACTTTCTGGTGCTGGCAGAACTGAAACTGCATGTGGAGTACCAGCCCCGGGCCAAGCGGGTCACCGTGGTGTATGCCGAAGGCAGCCGGAAAAGCGACCCCAAGCGCTGGGAGTTGCCCAGCTGGGCCGGTTGGCGGGTTCAGTACCGGCGCGCCAGTCGGGTGGTGGACGTGCGCTGA
- a CDS encoding DUF2780 domain-containing protein, translating to MRIWRILVLAAAMAMGAPAWGASLVDTLVSELGITEDQAIGGAGALMAYAKQDLGSEDWSQLAELVPEASTLAESADMGGVMGSLGNVLGDGAGMAQVLEQMSALGLDADTISQFAPVVMDYLKQQGGEDLIGTLTKLWSP from the coding sequence ATGCGGATTTGGCGAATTTTGGTTCTGGCCGCCGCGATGGCGATGGGAGCCCCCGCCTGGGGCGCGTCTCTGGTGGATACTCTGGTGTCTGAACTGGGCATCACTGAGGATCAGGCCATCGGCGGTGCGGGCGCATTGATGGCGTATGCCAAGCAGGATTTGGGCTCAGAGGACTGGTCACAACTGGCGGAACTGGTGCCGGAAGCCAGCACTCTGGCGGAATCCGCCGACATGGGCGGGGTGATGGGCAGCCTCGGTAATGTGCTGGGGGATGGCGCCGGTATGGCCCAGGTGCTGGAGCAGATGAGTGCGCTGGGGTTGGATGCCGACACCATCAGTCAGTTTGCCCCGGTGGTGATGGATTACCTCAAGCAGCAGGGTGGAGAGGACCTGATTGGGACCCTGACCAAGCTGTGGTCGCCATAA